In the genome of Spirochaetae bacterium HGW-Spirochaetae-1, one region contains:
- a CDS encoding OmpA family protein: MKRGMCLLMMISLAGSQVYAGQLRWNIPLNERLEIVRTARVNYYINARLNRTHEERNIIDLTCYEQGKDASRVKGVFTVFQRESGETVFTVREQYNADFSISPTGRFIVDAKSYMPNLRHVPSFPDREVNTGDTWTAPGELVLNNFSRAFKLIFPVEYVFSEVEKMAGSEIAVIKYKYVIDMDLRGSKYPRDFPVKIAGRNDGVIRWDMTQGTPVEYRDTYRIVFAFGTGQTGIDTHEFRMNIDSTNKLYAAVTEKEKEKAREEIQKVLPGGSGIDVDTEKRGLVLRMGEVLFDFDSSAIRADTKATLEKVIALLREKYPDREIIVEGHTDDMGSYNYNQNLSKERARTVAEYLKPRMGHDKFSYRGFGPDKPMAGNDTKEGRQKNRRVEIIIKLH, translated from the coding sequence ATGAAACGTGGCATGTGCTTATTGATGATGATATCCCTGGCGGGCTCTCAGGTTTACGCGGGACAGCTCAGGTGGAATATCCCCCTGAATGAGCGCCTGGAGATCGTGCGCACCGCCAGGGTCAACTACTACATCAATGCCCGGTTGAACCGCACACATGAGGAACGCAACATTATCGATCTCACCTGCTATGAGCAGGGCAAGGATGCCAGCAGGGTGAAGGGTGTCTTTACGGTTTTTCAACGCGAATCGGGAGAGACCGTTTTCACCGTAAGAGAACAGTACAATGCCGATTTTTCCATAAGTCCCACGGGGCGATTCATCGTTGATGCAAAATCCTACATGCCCAACCTTCGTCACGTGCCGTCCTTTCCCGATAGAGAGGTAAACACCGGTGATACATGGACCGCCCCGGGCGAGCTGGTACTGAATAATTTTTCCCGGGCCTTCAAACTTATTTTTCCCGTAGAATATGTTTTTTCCGAAGTGGAGAAAATGGCAGGGAGCGAGATAGCGGTAATCAAATATAAGTACGTTATCGACATGGATCTTCGGGGGAGTAAATATCCTCGCGATTTTCCCGTAAAGATAGCGGGACGGAACGACGGTGTCATCCGCTGGGACATGACGCAGGGCACGCCCGTGGAATACCGGGACACGTACCGCATTGTTTTCGCCTTTGGGACCGGGCAGACCGGTATTGACACTCACGAATTCCGCATGAATATTGACAGCACCAATAAGCTCTACGCTGCAGTTACGGAAAAAGAAAAGGAGAAGGCCAGAGAGGAAATACAGAAGGTCCTGCCTGGCGGCAGCGGCATCGATGTGGATACGGAAAAAAGAGGGCTGGTCCTCCGCATGGGCGAAGTGCTCTTCGATTTTGATTCCTCTGCCATACGCGCCGATACAAAAGCGACCCTGGAGAAAGTGATAGCCCTTCTCCGGGAAAAGTATCCCGACAGGGAAATCATCGTTGAGGGGCATACTGATGATATGGGCAGCTACAATTACAACCAGAATCTTTCGAAGGAGCGGGCCCGCACCGTGGCGGAATATCTGAAACCCCGCATGGGTCATGATAAGTTTTCATACCGGGGATTCGGGCCGGACAAGCCCATGGCCGGCAACGATACAAAAGAGGGGCGGCAAAAAAACCGCCGTGTTGAGATAATCATCAAGCTCCACTAA
- a CDS encoding phenylacetate--CoA ligase: MYWNKDIEAIDRKSLEQLQFRKLKTALESARRTSYYKKIFDDNNIDIDRITSLDHLRDLPFTSKHDLRYSYPDGMVSVPRSDIVRMHASSGTTGKSTVIFYTQKDINDWADLVARCMMATGTTRDDVFQNMMGYGLFTGGLGLHYGAERLGCMVIPSSTGNSLKQIQLIQDFQTSVIHITPSYALHLVEVILEHGIDPHDLSIRKAYLGAEPYSEGVKDKIQEQWGLEAYNSYGMSEMNGPGVAFECIHKNGMHLWEDFYIMEIIDPDTEEALPDGEEGELVLTHVNREAMPIIRYRTRDLTRIIPEPCPCGRTHRRISRIKGRTDDMLIVGGVNVFPSQIETVLMKIPEVGNNYQIVLDRKNNLDRMHIKVELYSKMFHGDLKGLKNLSAKITEELRALITINPLVELLEPGSLPPSTGKAVRVIDNREI; the protein is encoded by the coding sequence ATGTACTGGAATAAGGATATTGAAGCCATCGATAGAAAAAGCCTGGAGCAGCTCCAGTTCAGGAAGCTGAAGACGGCCCTGGAGTCCGCCCGCAGGACTTCGTATTATAAAAAGATATTTGATGATAACAATATCGACATCGACAGAATAACAAGCCTGGACCATCTCAGGGATTTGCCCTTCACATCGAAGCATGATCTCCGGTACAGCTATCCCGATGGCATGGTGTCCGTTCCGCGGAGCGATATTGTGCGCATGCATGCCTCATCGGGCACCACGGGGAAATCAACGGTTATATTTTATACACAGAAGGACATAAACGACTGGGCCGACCTGGTGGCCCGGTGTATGATGGCCACGGGAACGACCCGCGACGATGTTTTTCAGAATATGATGGGATACGGGCTCTTTACGGGAGGCCTGGGTCTTCATTATGGTGCTGAAAGGCTGGGCTGCATGGTCATCCCCTCGTCGACGGGAAACAGCCTCAAACAGATTCAGCTGATACAGGATTTCCAGACCTCGGTAATTCATATAACGCCCAGTTATGCCCTGCATCTCGTGGAGGTCATCCTGGAGCACGGTATCGATCCCCATGACCTGTCAATAAGGAAGGCATACCTGGGGGCGGAACCCTATTCCGAGGGAGTGAAGGACAAGATACAGGAGCAGTGGGGCCTTGAAGCCTATAATTCCTACGGGATGTCGGAAATGAACGGTCCCGGCGTCGCCTTTGAATGTATCCATAAAAACGGCATGCACCTCTGGGAGGATTTCTATATAATGGAAATCATAGATCCCGATACGGAGGAGGCTCTTCCCGACGGTGAGGAAGGGGAACTGGTTCTGACCCATGTGAATCGCGAGGCCATGCCTATCATTCGGTACCGGACCCGGGATCTCACCAGGATCATACCTGAGCCGTGTCCCTGCGGCAGAACTCACCGCAGAATATCGCGTATAAAGGGGAGGACCGACGACATGCTCATTGTCGGCGGTGTCAATGTTTTCCCCTCGCAGATAGAGACCGTGCTTATGAAGATCCCCGAGGTGGGGAATAATTACCAGATCGTGCTTGACCGGAAGAATAACCTGGACAGGATGCACATTAAGGTGGAACTCTATTCCAAGATGTTTCACGGGGACCTGAAGGGACTGAAAAACCTCTCGGCGAAAATAACCGAGGAGCTGCGTGCTCTCATTACGATAAATCCTCTCGTTGAACTTCTTGAACCGGGATCATTGCCGCCAAGCACGGGAAAGGCCGTTCGTGTCATAGACAACAGGGAAATATAA
- a CDS encoding long-chain fatty acid--CoA ligase: MSLQDLKNTTIPVVFQSQAQKYGSRVCVQYKDGTDKKYRDLSWSAMNDMVHKIGWYLLSQGVKKGDRVAIFSANRPEWWIADLAILSIGAINVPIYSTNSVEETHYVIDHSGAIICFCGSEDQMEKTLKAKKKLPKLKKIIVFDDVQVKKREVATFADAMKSGEAYNKKGDFEKRLKAVKPKDLATIMYTSGTTGNPKGVMLSHDNFISDVRQILNDFKEYIHDGHRLLSLLPLSHSFERTSGYYMAMCAGCSVAFAEDFSTLLADLQAIRPTFMVSVPRVYEKIHSTILTRLPEASKAKQFMFKMATKTAAKNLPYECNGWKRKGLFALKYNLFDKLVYSKIKEALGMDKISYIVSGGAPLSISDAEFFIGMGLRILEGFGLTETTPVTNVNTPWKIKPGTIGPALSETKEKISDEGELLIKGPQVMQGYYKNKKATEEAFTKDGWFRTGDMAVIDNEGYVAITGRIKDIIVTAGGKNISPQNIENSLKESIYIEQVAIIGDRRKYLSALVIPAFEGLTTWAKRNGISYTDNNDLVKNKSVIGLIGSEIEKYTKQFARVEQIRKFSLLDAEWTQDTGELTPSLKVKRRVIETKYQDAIEAMYPPE; this comes from the coding sequence ATGTCTTTGCAGGATTTAAAAAATACGACAATTCCTGTCGTGTTTCAGAGTCAGGCGCAAAAATACGGGAGCAGAGTCTGTGTTCAGTATAAGGACGGCACGGATAAAAAATATCGCGATCTGTCCTGGAGCGCCATGAATGACATGGTCCATAAAATTGGATGGTATCTCCTTTCACAGGGAGTTAAAAAAGGAGACCGGGTTGCCATTTTTTCGGCTAACCGGCCCGAGTGGTGGATTGCCGACCTGGCGATCCTTTCCATAGGAGCCATCAATGTCCCCATATATTCCACCAATTCCGTTGAAGAAACCCATTATGTCATAGATCATTCAGGGGCTATCATATGTTTCTGCGGTTCGGAAGACCAGATGGAAAAAACCCTGAAAGCAAAAAAGAAACTTCCAAAACTGAAAAAGATCATTGTTTTCGACGATGTCCAGGTAAAAAAACGCGAAGTCGCCACCTTTGCCGATGCCATGAAAAGCGGTGAAGCATACAACAAGAAAGGAGATTTTGAAAAGAGACTCAAAGCGGTAAAACCGAAAGACCTGGCCACCATAATGTATACATCGGGGACAACGGGGAATCCCAAGGGAGTAATGCTCTCCCATGATAACTTCATCTCGGACGTCCGCCAGATTCTCAACGATTTTAAGGAATATATTCACGACGGGCACAGGCTCCTTTCCCTGCTTCCCCTGTCCCATTCATTTGAGAGGACGTCGGGATACTATATGGCCATGTGCGCGGGATGCTCAGTCGCCTTTGCCGAGGATTTTTCCACTCTCCTCGCGGACCTCCAGGCCATACGCCCCACCTTCATGGTAAGCGTGCCGCGCGTGTATGAAAAGATTCATTCCACCATACTGACACGGCTTCCCGAAGCGTCCAAAGCGAAGCAGTTCATGTTTAAAATGGCCACGAAAACCGCGGCGAAAAACCTTCCCTACGAATGTAACGGCTGGAAGAGAAAGGGTCTCTTCGCCCTGAAGTACAATCTCTTTGACAAACTGGTCTATTCCAAAATAAAAGAAGCCCTGGGCATGGACAAAATCTCATACATAGTCTCCGGCGGCGCGCCGCTGTCCATCTCCGATGCGGAATTTTTCATCGGCATGGGCCTGCGCATTCTCGAGGGATTCGGTCTCACGGAAACCACGCCGGTAACCAACGTGAATACCCCCTGGAAAATCAAACCGGGAACCATCGGCCCCGCTCTGAGCGAGACAAAAGAGAAGATATCCGACGAAGGGGAACTGCTCATCAAGGGTCCCCAGGTCATGCAGGGATACTACAAGAACAAAAAGGCCACGGAAGAGGCCTTCACCAAGGACGGATGGTTTCGCACCGGAGACATGGCCGTTATCGACAATGAAGGATACGTGGCCATCACGGGACGCATCAAGGACATCATCGTCACCGCCGGCGGAAAAAATATTTCGCCCCAGAACATAGAAAACAGTCTCAAGGAATCGATCTATATTGAGCAGGTCGCCATTATAGGAGACAGACGGAAATATCTCTCCGCCCTGGTCATCCCCGCTTTTGAGGGCCTTACCACGTGGGCAAAGAGAAATGGCATCAGCTATACCGACAACAATGACCTGGTCAAAAACAAATCGGTCATCGGACTCATCGGTTCCGAGATCGAAAAATACACAAAACAATTCGCCCGCGTCGAACAGATACGCAAGTTTTCACTTCTCGACGCGGAATGGACGCAGGATACAGGCGAGCTTACCCCGTCACTCAAGGTCAAACGCCGGGTGATCGAAACGAAGTACCAGGACGCTATTGAAGCCATGTATCCCCCTGAATAA
- the trxA gene encoding thioredoxin, translated as MEHLNVETFKEKIFDFETKKEWEYAGDLPAVIDFYADWCGPCKMVAPVLEELSREYEGKVNIYKVNTEQERDLAAAFGISSIPSILFIPMNDKPQMAAGALPKQTFVEVFRDVLKIQ; from the coding sequence ATGGAACACTTGAACGTTGAAACTTTTAAGGAAAAAATCTTTGATTTTGAAACAAAGAAAGAATGGGAATATGCCGGGGATCTTCCTGCGGTTATTGACTTCTATGCAGACTGGTGCGGTCCCTGTAAAATGGTAGCTCCCGTACTGGAAGAACTTTCCCGGGAATATGAGGGAAAGGTGAATATTTACAAGGTGAATACGGAGCAGGAGAGGGATCTGGCTGCTGCCTTTGGAATATCAAGCATTCCCAGCATACTTTTCATTCCCATGAATGATAAGCCCCAGATGGCGGCAGGAGCGCTTCCGAAACAGACTTTTGTTGAGGTTTTTCGTGATGTGCTGAAAATTCAGTAA
- a CDS encoding chemotaxis protein CheX → MNINAEYVNPFLEAASAVFKSILNVDLRRGKLVIKESPSPAMDIAIIIGITGAVTGEVVYSMEFNMVKKISDILAPGLSEEQIKQEYKDIIGELANMITGNAMNLFATTGKSIEITTPTVVEGKNFTITMIKQTTLGINLYSPMGQLEMNIALK, encoded by the coding sequence ATGAATATAAATGCTGAATATGTTAATCCTTTTCTTGAAGCGGCAAGCGCGGTTTTTAAATCAATCCTCAACGTAGACCTCCGAAGAGGCAAGCTGGTAATTAAGGAAAGCCCCTCTCCAGCCATGGATATTGCCATAATCATCGGCATCACCGGTGCCGTGACCGGCGAGGTTGTCTACAGCATGGAATTTAACATGGTAAAAAAAATATCCGATATCCTGGCCCCGGGACTTTCCGAGGAACAGATAAAGCAGGAGTACAAGGACATCATCGGCGAGCTCGCCAATATGATCACGGGTAACGCCATGAACCTCTTCGCCACCACGGGTAAAAGCATAGAAATTACCACCCCGACTGTTGTGGAAGGGAAGAATTTTACCATAACCATGATAAAACAAACTACTCTCGGTATCAACCTCTACAGCCCCATGGGCCAGTTGGAGATGAACATCGCCCTGAAATAA
- a CDS encoding electron transport complex subunit RsxC — protein MFSSFRGGIHPPENKHITEGMAFSNLVIPKTCYIPMQQHIGAPARPIVKVGDIVEEGQLIGEATGFVSANVHASVPGKVVDIAETLTVYQKQPTVIIEAEGAFTSSHAARDDRKIEDITAEEILVKIRSAGIVGLGGAAFPTSVKLSPPSETAIDTLIVNGAECEPYLTVDDMLMHTFPSQIIEGIQITLKALGIKKAIVGVENNKIGAVKVLQKALLEVKPREDISVKALRTKYPQGAEKQLIYTLTGKEVPSRGLPMDVGIVVQNIGTVFAIREAVLFDKPLFERYITVSGKMINKPGNYKVRIGTRISEIVEDCGGLKGDPAKIIIGGPMCGLSVHSMDIPVVKGTSGILFLSRDEVNIGDFSPCIRCGKCVAACPMGLLPCDLGTAVENNRFDLANNLNPSDCIMCGSCSYSCPANRPLSHFIKLAQERIKQKK, from the coding sequence ATTTTTTCCAGCTTTCGGGGAGGCATTCATCCTCCTGAAAACAAACATATAACCGAGGGGATGGCTTTTTCCAATCTGGTCATCCCGAAAACCTGTTATATCCCGATGCAGCAGCATATCGGGGCCCCGGCCAGACCGATTGTGAAAGTGGGTGATATTGTTGAAGAAGGACAGCTCATCGGTGAGGCAACGGGATTTGTCAGCGCCAATGTACATGCATCGGTGCCGGGAAAGGTCGTTGATATCGCCGAAACCCTGACAGTCTACCAGAAACAGCCCACAGTTATAATCGAGGCCGAGGGCGCCTTCACTTCTTCTCATGCTGCCCGCGACGACAGAAAAATTGAGGATATCACGGCAGAAGAAATTCTCGTGAAGATCCGCAGTGCCGGTATCGTGGGCCTGGGCGGTGCAGCTTTCCCCACGTCGGTAAAACTTTCGCCCCCTTCGGAAACGGCGATCGATACGCTGATCGTAAACGGAGCTGAATGTGAGCCTTATCTTACTGTCGATGATATGCTCATGCATACCTTCCCCAGTCAGATAATCGAGGGAATTCAGATAACACTGAAAGCCCTGGGGATCAAAAAGGCCATTGTGGGCGTGGAAAATAATAAAATCGGCGCAGTAAAGGTGCTTCAGAAGGCCCTGCTGGAAGTAAAACCCCGGGAAGACATCAGCGTTAAGGCGCTTCGGACCAAGTATCCCCAGGGAGCAGAAAAACAGCTCATATATACTCTCACGGGAAAGGAAGTGCCTTCGCGCGGACTGCCCATGGATGTGGGTATTGTAGTTCAGAATATAGGCACTGTTTTTGCAATCCGCGAGGCGGTTCTTTTTGATAAACCTCTTTTTGAACGGTATATCACCGTATCAGGAAAGATGATAAATAAACCAGGCAATTACAAGGTCCGCATAGGCACCAGGATATCCGAAATCGTTGAGGATTGCGGCGGCCTGAAGGGAGACCCGGCGAAAATTATCATCGGCGGCCCCATGTGCGGTCTCAGCGTGCATTCCATGGATATACCCGTGGTGAAAGGTACCTCGGGAATATTATTTCTCTCGCGCGATGAGGTGAATATAGGTGATTTTTCACCATGTATTCGATGCGGGAAATGTGTCGCGGCCTGTCCCATGGGTCTTCTGCCCTGCGATCTGGGCACGGCTGTGGAAAATAACAGGTTTGACCTGGCGAACAATCTGAATCCATCGGATTGTATTATGTGCGGTTCATGTTCCTACAGCTGTCCGGCGAATAGACCTCTCAGTCATTTCATAAAGCTGGCCCAGGAACGCATCAAACAAAAAAAATAG
- the livF gene encoding branched-chain amino acid ABC transporter ATP-binding protein (with LivGHMJ and LivGHMK is part of the high-affinity branched-chain amino acid transport system; LivFGHMK is specific for the transport of leucine, while LivFGHMJ is a transporter for leucine, isoleucine, and valine), whose protein sequence is MLKVRNLQSGYGKLRVLKGISMHINPGEIVSIIGANGAGKTTLLQTIAGIIKTREGEILFEERKLHQASPENIVAAGCSLVPEGRQVFSTMTVRENLLLGAYPLRRKREGRLIREELDNVYSLFPRLLERKEQLAGTLSGGEQQMLAIGRALMARPKLIMLDEPSMGLAPLIVKDIFSIIVKLRERGNTILLVEQNARAALHISDRGYVIETGQIMLEESADELLNNNDVQRAYLGKDYKSIGDVNGNRPERQ, encoded by the coding sequence ATGCTTAAAGTCAGGAACCTTCAGTCGGGATACGGCAAGCTCAGGGTGCTGAAGGGGATTTCAATGCACATCAATCCCGGTGAAATTGTCAGCATAATCGGTGCCAATGGAGCGGGTAAAACGACATTGTTGCAGACCATTGCCGGCATCATAAAAACCAGGGAGGGCGAGATTCTCTTTGAAGAGAGAAAACTGCACCAGGCAAGTCCGGAAAACATCGTCGCGGCGGGCTGCTCTCTTGTTCCCGAAGGCCGCCAGGTCTTCAGCACCATGACCGTGCGGGAGAATCTCCTGCTGGGGGCCTACCCGCTGCGGAGAAAAAGGGAAGGGCGGCTTATCCGTGAAGAGCTGGATAACGTATACTCTCTCTTCCCCCGTCTCCTGGAACGAAAGGAACAGCTGGCAGGAACGCTTTCCGGTGGAGAGCAGCAGATGCTGGCCATCGGGCGTGCGCTCATGGCCCGGCCGAAACTCATAATGCTCGATGAACCATCCATGGGACTCGCTCCCCTCATCGTAAAGGATATTTTCAGCATCATCGTGAAACTGAGAGAACGCGGCAACACCATACTGCTCGTGGAACAGAATGCCCGGGCCGCGCTTCATATTTCGGACCGGGGATATGTCATTGAAACGGGACAGATAATGCTGGAGGAATCAGCCGACGAACTGCTCAATAATAACGACGTGCAGAGGGCTTATCTTGGCAAGGATTATAAGAGCATCGGCGACGTCAATGGTAACAGGCCCGAGAGGCAGTAA
- a CDS encoding electron transport complex subunit RsxE, whose product MNYWSEFKKGIWAKNPILVIGIGMCPTLAVSTSVSNAFWMTLATTFVLTGSNLIVSLVKGFVPDHIRMPIFISIIATFVTVVELMLNAFQPGVYKALGIFIPLIVVNCIILGRAEEFASKNGIITSILDGLGMGLGFGLTLSALAFVRESLGANKLFGLTLIPGMQPSTAMILAPGAFFTLGLMLWGMNAINSRKG is encoded by the coding sequence ATGAATTACTGGTCGGAGTTTAAAAAGGGCATATGGGCAAAAAATCCCATTCTGGTCATCGGCATCGGCATGTGTCCCACCCTGGCCGTATCAACGTCGGTTTCCAATGCCTTCTGGATGACACTTGCCACAACCTTTGTCCTTACGGGTTCCAACCTGATCGTTTCCCTTGTGAAAGGATTTGTCCCGGATCACATACGGATGCCGATTTTTATCAGTATTATCGCCACCTTTGTTACCGTTGTGGAACTGATGCTCAATGCCTTTCAGCCCGGTGTGTACAAGGCTCTGGGCATATTCATTCCCCTCATCGTGGTGAACTGCATAATCCTGGGAAGGGCCGAAGAATTCGCGTCAAAAAACGGTATCATAACTTCCATTCTCGATGGCCTGGGTATGGGGCTCGGCTTTGGTCTGACACTATCCGCTTTGGCCTTTGTCAGGGAAAGCCTGGGAGCCAACAAACTCTTCGGCCTGACGCTTATACCGGGCATGCAGCCATCGACGGCCATGATCCTTGCCCCGGGAGCATTTTTTACATTGGGGCTCATGCTCTGGGGCATGAACGCCATCAATTCTCGCAAAGGGTAA
- the thyX gene encoding thymidylate synthase (FAD) — protein sequence MEINKPEVKLLAVTPNAEKLIEEAGRTCYLSLDRITENSSDNFIQAAIRRGHLSIIEHASATFRILGASRAFTHQLVRHRLASYSQQSQRYVDESEFNYVIPPSIMENDEAARIFREYIETSRKTYEMLREAGARKEDARFVLPNALESQIVFSANFREFRTIFSLRLEKAAQWEIRRVCLEMLKALQKEAPSIFGDFIINEEEWTARSHYK from the coding sequence ATGGAAATAAATAAACCGGAAGTGAAACTTCTTGCAGTCACTCCCAATGCGGAAAAACTCATCGAAGAGGCGGGCAGAACCTGTTACCTTTCCCTGGACCGGATTACGGAAAACAGTTCCGATAATTTTATCCAGGCTGCCATTCGCCGCGGACACCTCAGTATCATAGAACATGCAAGCGCCACATTCAGAATACTGGGAGCATCACGGGCCTTCACCCATCAGCTGGTGCGGCACCGCCTGGCCAGCTATTCACAGCAGTCCCAGCGCTATGTCGATGAATCGGAATTTAACTATGTCATTCCGCCGTCGATCATGGAGAACGACGAGGCGGCCCGTATATTCCGCGAGTATATCGAAACATCGCGGAAGACTTATGAAATGCTGCGGGAAGCGGGAGCCAGAAAGGAGGATGCCCGCTTTGTCCTTCCCAATGCCCTGGAAAGCCAGATAGTTTTTTCAGCCAATTTCCGTGAATTCAGAACTATTTTCTCTCTGCGGCTCGAAAAGGCGGCGCAGTGGGAGATACGCCGTGTGTGCCTTGAAATGCTAAAGGCCCTGCAGAAAGAGGCCCCATCCATTTTCGGTGATTTTATCATTAATGAAGAGGAATGGACGGCTCGCTCTCACTATAAATGA
- a CDS encoding electron transport complex subunit RsxA, producing the protein MEIKILLGILISTIFINNYVLSQMLGLCPFLGVSKKLDSALGMGLAVIFVMVMASFFTYLIYKFILIPYEIVYLSTISFILVIAALVQLVEMVIQKVSPSLYQALGIFLPLITTNCAVLGVALLNINSGFITSKMGLLESVVQGLGAGLGFTLALLLMAGIRERLELADIPKNLKGLPITFITAGLLALAFLGFSGMKI; encoded by the coding sequence ATGGAAATAAAAATTCTTCTCGGAATACTCATCAGCACGATTTTTATAAATAACTATGTCCTCTCCCAGATGCTGGGACTTTGCCCCTTTCTCGGTGTATCGAAAAAGCTTGATTCAGCCCTGGGTATGGGACTGGCAGTAATATTCGTCATGGTAATGGCATCATTTTTCACGTATCTCATCTACAAGTTTATTCTGATTCCTTATGAAATCGTGTATCTCAGTACAATATCGTTCATCCTGGTCATTGCCGCGCTCGTACAGCTTGTCGAGATGGTCATCCAGAAGGTGTCGCCGTCTCTGTATCAGGCCCTGGGAATTTTCCTTCCCCTCATTACGACCAACTGTGCCGTGTTAGGCGTAGCTTTGCTTAATATCAATTCGGGATTTATAACATCAAAAATGGGACTTCTGGAATCTGTGGTGCAGGGACTTGGAGCCGGACTGGGATTCACCCTGGCGCTTCTTCTCATGGCGGGGATTCGGGAACGCCTGGAGCTTGCCGATATCCCCAAAAATCTTAAAGGGCTCCCCATCACTTTCATTACAGCGGGACTTCTGGCCCTGGCCTTTCTCGGTTTTTCAGGAATGAAAATTTAA
- a CDS encoding phenylacetate--CoA ligase has protein sequence MIHNEKFEKMPRRELEQLQTERLQSTLNRVYRNVEFYRKKFDECKIDIEKITAIDDIKNLPFTTKEDLRNSYPYGMFAVPLRDIVRIHSSSGRTGKPIAIGYTRNDLKNWSEIVARLLVAVGITEQDFLQIAFDYSMFTGAFGIHYGAESLGASVIPSSSTRKIGDQIMIMRDYKTSALLSTPSYAIDIANNLKEMNIHPEELNLRLGIFGAEAWSEKIRAGIEEKLHISAFNHYGINELVGPGTSGECREKNGLHINEDHFIVEVIDPHTLQPVSPGGEGELVFTTITREGFPLIRYRTGDLSSLIDGPCACGRTFVRMNRVAARTDDLIVIKGINVFPAQIEEVLLRSEGVAPHFQIIIENEDGIDTMEILIEVSDSLFNDEIKRLMEMKSRMSKMLLADIGIAARITLVEQETFRKTSGGKPYVVIDRR, from the coding sequence ATGATTCATAATGAAAAATTTGAAAAGATGCCCCGCAGGGAACTGGAACAGCTGCAGACGGAAAGGCTGCAGAGCACTCTTAACAGGGTCTACCGCAATGTGGAGTTCTATCGAAAGAAGTTCGATGAATGTAAAATTGACATAGAAAAAATAACCGCCATCGATGACATTAAAAACCTTCCCTTTACCACCAAGGAAGACCTGAGAAACAGCTATCCTTACGGCATGTTCGCCGTACCTCTCCGCGACATTGTGCGGATACATTCTTCGAGCGGTCGTACGGGGAAACCCATCGCCATCGGTTATACCCGTAATGACCTGAAAAACTGGTCGGAAATCGTCGCCAGGCTTCTCGTGGCAGTTGGTATCACAGAGCAAGATTTTCTCCAGATTGCTTTTGACTATAGCATGTTCACCGGGGCTTTCGGGATTCATTATGGAGCAGAATCCCTGGGGGCATCGGTAATCCCCTCCTCATCGACCAGGAAGATCGGCGACCAGATTATGATTATGAGGGATTATAAAACCTCGGCACTTCTCAGCACTCCAAGTTACGCCATCGATATCGCCAATAACCTGAAGGAGATGAACATCCATCCCGAGGAACTGAACCTTCGGCTCGGCATATTCGGCGCCGAGGCGTGGAGCGAAAAAATACGAGCCGGCATAGAGGAAAAGCTTCACATATCGGCCTTTAATCATTACGGGATCAACGAGCTCGTGGGTCCCGGAACCTCGGGCGAATGCCGGGAAAAGAACGGACTGCATATCAACGAGGACCATTTTATCGTAGAAGTGATAGATCCCCATACGCTTCAGCCCGTTAGTCCCGGCGGGGAAGGGGAACTGGTTTTTACCACCATCACACGCGAGGGATTCCCTCTCATACGATACCGGACCGGGGACCTTTCGTCTCTGATTGACGGACCCTGCGCCTGTGGAAGGACCTTTGTAAGGATGAACCGCGTGGCTGCGCGCACCGATGATCTCATCGTGATCAAGGGAATCAATGTGTTCCCGGCCCAGATAGAAGAGGTCCTGCTCAGGTCCGAGGGTGTCGCACCCCATTTTCAGATCATCATCGAGAACGAGGATGGGATAGATACAATGGAAATTCTAATAGAGGTTTCGGACAGCCTGTTCAATGATGAGATAAAGCGGCTGATGGAAATGAAAAGCAGGATGTCTAAAATGCTGCTTGCGGATATCGGTATTGCGGCGCGTATTACCCTGGTCGAACAGGAAACATTCAGAAAAACCTCGGGCGGCAAACCCTACGTGGTCATAGACCGTCGTTAA